Sequence from the Collinsella aerofaciens ATCC 25986 genome:
TTTCATGGTCCGGCGGTTAAGAAGCACATCCTCTACGTGCCCAAAAACGGCGAGGGCGCTACGCCACTCGACTTTACCTATTACAACGCCGTCTATACCGTCGAGAATGCGCTCGCCAAGGTCAAGGACGATAAGGGCTTAAAACGCGTTGCGCGCTTTTTGCGCGAGGGCCCATGCCGCGATTGCGGCGGCACGCGTCTCTCCGAGGCTGCGCGGCAGCCCCAGGTGCGCGGTATCAATCTGGCACAGGCGGCGGCCATGACTTTGGGCGAGGCGATTGAGTGGGTGCGTGGGGTGCCCGCATCCTTGCCGCCCGAGATGCAGCCCATGGCAGCGGATATCTGCGATTCATTTTTGAGCACGGCCCGTCGTCTGGTCGACCTGGGTCTCGATTACCTTTCACTCGATCGCGCCGGTGCCACGCTCTCCACGGGCGAGCGTCAGCGCGTGCAGCTCGCTCGCGTGGTGCGCAACCGATCGACGGGCGTGCTCTATGTGCTGGACGAGCCTTCGATCGGCTTGCATCCTGCCAATGTCGACGGCTTGGTGGGCGTGATGCGTGATCTGGTGGATGACGGCAACACCGTGGTTGTTGTCGACCACGACACGCGCGTGCTGGCGGAAGCCGACTATCTGGTCGAGATGGGCCCCGTTGCCGGAGCAGGCGGCGGCAATGTGATCGCCGCTGGTACGGTGGACGAGGTCGAGCAATCGCAGGGCAGTCGCATCGCGCCGTTTTTGCGCGCCGAGCCTAAGCGCTTGCGTCCGCAGGTGACTGACGAGGAAATGTTCGACCAGGGCCACATCCGCATGGCAACCGATGCCATCCATACCGTCAAGCCGCTCGAAGTCGATATCCCGCGCGGCCGTCTTGTCGCGGTGACGGGCGTTTCGGGCTCGGGCAAGACGACGTTGGTGCTCGAGACGCTCATTCCGGCGCTTAAGGCCCGGGCAGCTAGCGAGCGCCTGCCAAGACATGTGCGTTGGGTCGATGCCGAAGGCATTGCTCGCGCAAACCTGATCGACGCCACGCCCATCGGCGCCAACGTGCGCTCGACGGTCGCAACCTATGCCGACATCCATGATGAGCTGCGCCGCGCCTTCGCCCGTACGCCCGAAGCCAAGGCAGCCGGCTACAAGGCAGGTGCCTTTAGCTACAACACTGGCACTCTGCGCTGCCCTACGTGCGATGGCACGGGCTCGATATCGCTCGACGTGCAGTTTCTGCCCGACGTCGAGATCGTCTGCCCGGCGTGTCGCGGTTCGCGTTATGCAGACACGGCTTCGCATATCCATCGCGAGGGCAAGGACGGGAGCCTGCTTACGTTGCCGCAGCTCATGGACATGAGTGTGGATGAGGCGCTCGACGCCACGGTGGGACTCAAGAAGGTTCAGGCGCGCTTGCAGACCTTACACGACCTGGGCTTGGGCTATCTCACCTTGGGTGAGCCCACACCGGCGCTTTCGGGCGGTGAGGCACAGCGCCTTAAGCTCGCGAGCGAGATGGGCCGCGTGCAGGACGACGCCGTATTCGTATTCGACGAGCCCACGATCGGACTACATCCGCTCGATGTCCAGGTGCTGTTGAACGTGTTTGACGGCCTCGTTGCCAAGGGCGCCACAGTTATCGTGATCGAGCATGACCTCGACCTTATCCGTAACGCCGATTACGTGATTGACATGGGCCCAGGCGGTGGCGACGCCGGCGGGCAAATCGTCTGCGCCGGCACGCCGGGGGACATCGCGGCCTGCTCCAAGAGCATTACCGGACGTTATCTATAACCGAATGCGACAAAGGGACAGTCCCTTTGTCGCATTGATACCTATTTCACGCATTGAGCTGCGAGATAGTCGCGGAAGAATGGCAATTCAAATGCGACGAGCCCTCGTCCTCGCTCCCCGATGATGCCGGCGTCTATCATGCGGCGTCGGTAGCGGGAGACCTGCTGCGGCGAACGCTTAAGGCGCTCGACAAGGTCAGCGGTGGTGGACTCTTCCTCGTCATCGAGCATGGCGATGAGGAATCGCTTGTCCTCTGCCGTGAGTTCCCGATAGGTTGCCGCGAGGATTCGGTCGTCCATCTCGTCGCGCGCGATTTTGATTCCCAGGTCAAAGTCGCGTGACGAGATTTCCTTCGAATCGCTTGTGAGGTCCCAGGCACGGTAGCCTACGAGTTGCAATAGGAAGGGAAAACCAGAGATCGAGCGAACGGCTCGATCGATTCCCTCAGCATCTGCCAGGCGATCGTTTTCCTGGATTGTGCGAATCAAGGCCTCGCGCACGTCATAGTCGGCAATGCGGCCCAGATGATATTGTTGGGCGCGGCGAAGGAACGAGACCGTCTTGTGGTTCAGTAGCGTCGATACGTTGTTGGGAAGTCCCGCCATGAGCAGAGCGACGCGTTTCCCATCGGTCACAAAGTGCTGATACGTCGCTGCGAGCTGAATCATCTCGTTGAGTGTCGGGTCCACCTCGTCAACCGTGACGAGCAGACCGGTGCCCGCCTCGTTGAGCTGGTCGATGATGTCGCTCATGCGATAACGCCAGGTTGAGGCATCGTGAACGCGACTGACCTCGATGCTGCCGAGCGGTGCAATTCCGAGACCGGTGACTTCGAAGTGGTTGGACGGGTCGATAAGATGGCCGGCAGCACGTTTCGCCCCGAGCTCGATTTCCTCAAGCATTCCCGGGAGCGCGGTCGTCTTTACGGCAATCCAGCCGTGGGATTCCGCCCTTGTCGCGAGCGACGACATGAGAGCGGTTTTACCGGTTCCACGCGCGCCTGAGAAGATCGAGGTTAATTCTGGGCGCCTGCGCTGGCTCAAGAAGGCACGGTCCAAATCCCGAATAATCTGTTGTCTGCCAGCGAGATGGGCAGGAACTTCGCCAAAGCTAGGGGTAAACGGGTTTTCGAGGTATTCCACAATGCCCTCCTTTAGCGTCTCGGGTTAATTTCATTTTATTCTAGTTAATCTCAATTAAAAACGATTAATTTCATTTCAAAGCATAAGGTTGGCGTCGTGCGTTATCGAAGCGGTGCTTGAATAGCTTACGTTGGAGCTCGAAAATGGGTTCAACCCATTCGCGAAATTTGCACGCCCTATTGTGAGTGGGCTCTCAGATGAGCTGAAGCTGCCATCGTGCGGCTGATAGGGGCAATCATGAAAAACAGAATCTATGGGTATGCTCGAGTTTCGTCAGCAGATCAGAACCTGGATCGCCAACTGGATGCGCTGGAGCGGTTTCCGGTCCAAACGAATTTGATCTATGCTGACAAAGCGAGCGGAAAGGACTTCAGGCGTCCTCAGTACCGGCGTCTTCTTCGTCGTCTGCGCGAAGGGGACGTTCTGGTGATTAAGAGTATCGATCGATTGGGTCGCGACTACCGTGAAGTTATCGATGAATGGCGTCGCCTAACGACGGACAAACGCGTTGCCATCGTGGTACTCGATATGCCATTGCTTGATACACGCGAACAGCCCAATGGGATTACGGGGACTTTTATTGCCGACCTAGTGCTTCAAGTTTTGAGCTACGTGGCTCAGGTGGAGCGCGAAAACATAAAGCAAAGACAAGCTGAAGGTATTGCTTCGGCGCGATCACGCGGCATTCGATTTGGACGCCCAATGATCGAGCGTCCAGAAAACTATCGCTCAGTTGTCCAATCATTTAAAGGAGGTGGGGTGACAAGGCGGGATGCTGCCGCACTATTGGGCGTTAGTCCGTCGACGTTTGATCGTTGGAGACGGGCGGATTCAACTATTGTTGACCGCCCGCCGTTTAATCGTTCGCTTTAACTAGACAATTTGATGAGGGTAGTATTCTTACGCGGGCCCGCTCCTTCCCTCAGCATTTATCCAGTTCACGCCCTTAAACCAAATAGTGCCACCGCGTTGTCAATTCGTCTGCTTTTTGACGAGGGGCTATGAGTTGCAACGTCAATCGAAGGGAAATAGTCATGAAACGAAATATTACTAAAAAGATGCCCATGATGGGTTTGCTTGTTCTACTCATCTGTTCTCTGGGGTTCATTTCGGCCTGTTCACAGAATGCTGCAAACACTGCAAAGTCTAAATATGTCGACGACAAGGCGATGAATATTATTGCTGCCGGGTTTGAGAGAAGGTCCGATGTCATTGAATCTAATGCAAACGATGATGATCCTCATTCAACCGAGAATATCCAGGAAGCTATTGAGGCCGAAATCAAGAACGACAAGGAACTCAAGAACGCTAGGTTTAAGGATTCTAAGATGCAACAGGACGTAATCACGTATCTGAATTTGCTTGATGACCAGCTTAAGGTGACCGAGGACTACTCGCAATCGTCTGCGGATTATTACGAAGAGTGGAATAAAGTCTACGATAAGCGATCTGCGCAGCTCAAGAAGCTTGTTGATAATTACGGGCTGGAAGTAGGGGAAAAATATAAGGATGATTTCAACGACTTAATTAAGAATGGAAAGTCCGTAGCAGAGAAGACCCGCTATGAGGATGCCATCAACAGTTTGATTCAGGGAGCAAATTTCGAAAAATCGGATGACGGTTACGGTCTGTATACGTATACGGCGGTAGTTGAGAACACTTCTGGTATATCGTTCTCTAACGTCAGCCTGACACTTGCTCTCTATGATGCAGATGACATCAAAGCAGAGGAGACCTATGCGGACACTTCTTCGTGGGCGCCGGGTGAGAAAGTCAAGTTCGAGGCAATGTCCGATGTTGACGCTGCGCGCGTTGTCGCATCTGTTTCCAGCTACGATGTAAATAAATAAGTTCTGCACGGAAGGGGCGGGTTAATCGGCAATGAATGGTTGACCTGCCCGTTTTATGCCAATTATTGAACAACAAGTGCTGCGAACGAATGTGTATTATTTCGGATTGCAAACAACTGCCCTCGTCTAAAGACATGCTGAAAACGACAATTAAGGCATGAGGTATAACCCACGGCAGTTTCTTAAATAACAGGGATTTTGAAAGGAATAGGGGATGGATGAGATGGAGGAAGGCATGGGGGCGCTGAAAGCGAAACTCGGGAGAATTCTGACGAAACCCAAGGTATTCATCGCGGGCTTGGCGCTTGGCGGGCTGATTGTAGCTGTACTTTTTATTAGCATCTTTAATAACGGCAAAGCTGCGGGTGCAAAAGAAGCGACCCCCAATACGCTCTCCCCGTCGGTCGTGTTTGAACGTATCGCTTCCCAGAATGAGATGGTTTCTGCATCGCAGAACTATACGATTGTCGATAAGGTGACAGATACCAAGAGGTTTTTCGATTGGTTTGATATCCCGTTTACAGAAAACAGTTTTTGGTATCGCTATGTTGGAACCATTAAGGCGGGCGTGAATCTCGAGACGGCAGAGATACATACAAGCAAGAAGAAGCTGACCATTACGATGGATGAGCCTTATGTAATCTCAAACACGCCGGATATGAAGAAATCGGGCGCTCTCGAGGAGCGCAACAACATCCTCAATCCCATTGAGGTCAAAGACGTCACGGCGTTTGAAGCGCAGTGCAAGGAGCGGAGTGAAAGCGAGGCCATCAAGGATGGCGACCTGCTCGAAGAGGCTCGGGTGAACGCCGAAGCAAATATCCGCGCGATGTTCAACTCGGCATTTGGCGATGAATATACGGTTGATTTCGACTATCGGAAATAGGAGGTCACTATGGAGGATAAAGACGATCTAGCTGTTGTCGAAAGGGAGGAGCTGCCGCGACATAAGCAGAGTTTTGATATCCGTAAGGCCGCTGCCGGGTTGGTTGATGGCGCCGGAAGCGCGATGGCGGGCGCGGTTGCAACCGTACAGAAAGTTGCCGATGGTGCAATGCGTGCTGCAACTCCGATGGTCGATGACGCCTTGGCAGCTATTGCTGATGCGGCCGATGGTGCGGCAGGTGCTGCTGCGGATATCGGTGACGCCGTCAACGATTGGGCATACCAGCAGCAGCTTAATAGATACAGGCCGGTAACCAAGGAGACCTATCAGAGTCCTTCATTTTATTTGCCGAATATGATTCGAATTGTTGACGGAAATGAGCGTCGGGGTATCGATGCCTGTAGGGATGCTATTGGTTGGCTGGATACCGTTAAGGGTACGCAGATTTTCAATCTTTACCGCGAGGCAATCGGGGATAGCGAATTGTCTTTCTATCCTAAACCATCTCTTTATTCCACATATTACATAGATGCTTTTGATCGGTCTCGCTTTGTTGACCTTGACTCTTATTTCGCAACCATGCAACAAGACAAGATGGCCGAGTTGAGGCGGATTGCGTTCATGCTTGGCGCGAAGCGCTGCAAACTGGAGGTGACGGAGTACGAGGAAACTCGGCGAGGCCACCAGGTTAAGGGAAATGCCAAGGCGGGAAAGAAGGGCTCGGTTCGAATCGACGGTTCCTTGAGCGATTCAACGAGAAATGAGAAGAAAATTCTGTTTACACAGGAATTCGAGGGTGACATGGTTCCACAGCGCCCTGAGCTCCATTGGTATGCCCATGACTCAGATATTCTCTTGCTAATTGAGACGAGATGTGGTGGAGAGGATAAAAACAAGGCGAAGAGTTATCGGGTCGAATTGAAAAGTGAAACGACCATGACCATGTCTGTATCACTTGCTATGGCTATCGACGAGGCATGCAGCAAACTGAACATAAGGGCGAATTCGAGCCTGACAAGCCAAGCCAAGCGAGAACTCCGGCAGTCGTTTGTATTTGAAGTTGAATTCTGACGTGAATTGCCAGCAGCCAAATGCGGCAAAGGGACTGTTCCTTTGCCGCATTTGATGTCAAAACCATTTTGTCAAGGACTAGAGAGTTTGAAAGTCTACCATTTCTACCTCGTCCCCTAATGGCAGGTTTTTACATGCCGGCAAAGTTCGTCTGGCGCAGGGCCTCGTAGAGGACGATGGCGGCGCTGTTGGAGAGGTTGAGTGCGCTGATGCGGTAGTCGTCGGGATTGACGAAGTTGCCGCAGATATCCTGCCGAAGGATGGCCTCGTGGTCGTCCTCGGTATGCCCGAGCGATTCCTCGTGGGCTTCCCAGGCCTCGGCGTTGTCGAGTGAGTCGCAATCGCGCAGCATGGGGATGCGCTCGCAGCGCTCGGGCGCCGCGGCGAGCAGCTCCTCGGGAATACCCGAGCTCTCGCTGCCAAAGACCAGGTAGTCGCCATCGCGGTAGGTACTCTGCGCATAGGTTCGGCGCGCCTTTTTGGTCAGCAGATGCAGGCGCTCGTCGGCGGGGGAGAGACCGTTACGCGCAAGGAAATCCTCCCAGCCGGCATAGGTCGTCACGTCCAAGTTTTGCCAGTAGCCCAGACCGGCGCGACGTACCGTCTTGTCATCGAGCGAAAAGCCCAATGGCTCCACCAGATGCAGATGGGCGCCGGTGACCACGCAGGTACGGCCGATATTGCCCGTATTGGCCGGAATCTCGGGTGCATACAGCACGATATTGAACATGAATCTCCTTGGCTCAGAACGAAAAACCACCACGAAGGGTACCTTCGTGGTGGTTAGGCAGTTACGTGGGCGGAAAAATGCCCGCTTGGATAAACCTAGGCGCGGTGCCAGTCGGTCAGGCAGGCATCGAGGGAGGCGATGAGCGCATCCTTGTCCATGTGACGGCCGATGATGCACAGGCTCGTCATGCGGTCGCCCGTCTCGTCGTCCCAAATCTGCATGATCTCGGGGTTCTCGTCGATGATCTTCTGCTTCTCGCCCTCGGGCGCTGAGTCGACAAACAGGCCGTTCTCCATCAGGCGCATCTGGTGGCCGGCCTGCTCAAACATGTAGCACATGTCCGGGTCGCCGGTCTGCCACAGCGGACCCTTGACGCGGATGACCTCGTCGGGCCACTCCTGCTCAACAAAATCGGTGAACTTCTTCAGGTCAAACGGCTTACGGCGCGAGTAAACAAAGGTCTCGATGTCGTACTCGAGCACCTCGGGGTCGTCGTGCTCCTCGGGATGCTCCATGGCATCGATCCAGGCGGCGGAGTTGTAGGCGCGCATAAAGTCGAAGCGGTCGGTATCGAGCAGCTCCTCCATGGGAACCTCGCCGTTTTGAGCCTCGACGATCACGGCGTCCTTCTGCAGACTGCGCACGATAGCCTTGAGCTCGGCGATCTGCTCAGAGCTCACGGTATCGGTTTTGTTGAGGATCAGCGTGGAGCAGAACTCGATCTGCTGGATGAGCAGGCTCTCGATGTCGTCCTCGTCGATATCCTCGGCCAGCAGGTCGCGACCGCCGTTGAACTCGTCGTACATGCGGGCGCAGTCGACCACGGCCACGATGTTGTCGAGCGCGAGCTTGGGCTCGCCGCCCACCTTGGCCTCGTCGCAGAAGCTCGAGATGGTGTAGGCGATGGGGATGGGCTCGCAAATGCCCGAGGCCTCGATGATGATGTAATCGAAGTTGCCCGAATCGGCGATGCCCTGCAGCTGGTTGGCCAGGTCATCCGAAAGCGTGCAGCAGATGCAGCCGTTGGTGAGCGGGATGAGGTCGTCGGTCTCGGAAAGGCCGCCGTCGGCGATGAGGCTGGCGTCCACATTGATCTCGCCGATATCGTTGACGATTACGGCGGCGCGGATACCGCCATCGTTAGCGAGGATGTGGTTGAGCAGCGTGGTCTTGCCGGCACCGAGGTATCCGGTAAGCATGATGATTTTCACGGGTTTGTTGGGCATGTGCCCTCCTTTGTTAGACATGGCTTACAGTTGAATCATATGCCAAACGCCTGCTCTTATACCCACGCGCTGGCAAATAACACAGGCTACTCCCAGGCTCCCCATACATCGGGGCAATAGCCGACGGTGGCCTTTTTGCCGTTACGCACGATGGGCTCGGCTAGAACCTGCTGGTTCTCGAGCAACTTGTCGAAGCGCTGGCTGGGGGTGAGGTGCTGGATGAGCGCGAGCGTCTCCTCGTCCTTGGCCTTGGGGTTGAGCAGCTTGTCGATACCGCCGACCGCCTGCATCACGCTCGTGAGCTCGCCCTTGCTCATCTCCTTTTCCTTAAGGTCAATAAACTGCACCTTAATGCGGCGCTCTTTGAAGAAGCGCTGTGCTTTCTTGGTATCGAAAGACTTTTTGGTGCCAAAAATTTGCACGTTCATGTATTTGTTCCGCCGTTCTACCTGATGAAGTTGGTGCGCTCGCGATCGGCTTCGGGGGCTTCGATACCGGCGGCCTGTCCTGCCTCGATACAATGCAGGAGCCAGGCC
This genomic interval carries:
- a CDS encoding excinuclease ABC subunit UvrA — its product is MTEQKMSPQAIEVRGARVHNLKDIDIDIPLGKLVGIAGVSGSGKSSLALGVLYAEGSRRYLEALSTYTRRRLTQAEHAQVDEVLHVPAALALHQRPSVPGVRSTFGTMTELNNSLRLLFSRCAHHVCPHCGARVEPSLNVAAGLSLTCPACGREFYAPGAEDLAFNSGGACPTCGGTGVMHEVDEASLVPDESKTINEGAVLPWGTLMWDLMKQVAGEMGVRTDVPFNQLTPQERDIVFHGPAVKKHILYVPKNGEGATPLDFTYYNAVYTVENALAKVKDDKGLKRVARFLREGPCRDCGGTRLSEAARQPQVRGINLAQAAAMTLGEAIEWVRGVPASLPPEMQPMAADICDSFLSTARRLVDLGLDYLSLDRAGATLSTGERQRVQLARVVRNRSTGVLYVLDEPSIGLHPANVDGLVGVMRDLVDDGNTVVVVDHDTRVLAEADYLVEMGPVAGAGGGNVIAAGTVDEVEQSQGSRIAPFLRAEPKRLRPQVTDEEMFDQGHIRMATDAIHTVKPLEVDIPRGRLVAVTGVSGSGKTTLVLETLIPALKARAASERLPRHVRWVDAEGIARANLIDATPIGANVRSTVATYADIHDELRRAFARTPEAKAAGYKAGAFSYNTGTLRCPTCDGTGSISLDVQFLPDVEIVCPACRGSRYADTASHIHREGKDGSLLTLPQLMDMSVDEALDATVGLKKVQARLQTLHDLGLGYLTLGEPTPALSGGEAQRLKLASEMGRVQDDAVFVFDEPTIGLHPLDVQVLLNVFDGLVAKGATVIVIEHDLDLIRNADYVIDMGPGGGDAGGQIVCAGTPGDIAACSKSITGRYL
- a CDS encoding MarR family transcriptional regulator codes for the protein MSSLATRAESHGWIAVKTTALPGMLEEIELGAKRAAGHLIDPSNHFEVTGLGIAPLGSIEVSRVHDASTWRYRMSDIIDQLNEAGTGLLVTVDEVDPTLNEMIQLAATYQHFVTDGKRVALLMAGLPNNVSTLLNHKTVSFLRRAQQYHLGRIADYDVREALIRTIQENDRLADAEGIDRAVRSISGFPFLLQLVGYRAWDLTSDSKEISSRDFDLGIKIARDEMDDRILAATYRELTAEDKRFLIAMLDDEEESTTADLVERLKRSPQQVSRYRRRMIDAGIIGERGRGLVAFELPFFRDYLAAQCVK
- a CDS encoding recombinase family protein translates to MKNRIYGYARVSSADQNLDRQLDALERFPVQTNLIYADKASGKDFRRPQYRRLLRRLREGDVLVIKSIDRLGRDYREVIDEWRRLTTDKRVAIVVLDMPLLDTREQPNGITGTFIADLVLQVLSYVAQVERENIKQRQAEGIASARSRGIRFGRPMIERPENYRSVVQSFKGGGVTRRDAAALLGVSPSTFDRWRRADSTIVDRPPFNRSL
- a CDS encoding FxLYD domain-containing protein, which produces MKRNITKKMPMMGLLVLLICSLGFISACSQNAANTAKSKYVDDKAMNIIAAGFERRSDVIESNANDDDPHSTENIQEAIEAEIKNDKELKNARFKDSKMQQDVITYLNLLDDQLKVTEDYSQSSADYYEEWNKVYDKRSAQLKKLVDNYGLEVGEKYKDDFNDLIKNGKSVAEKTRYEDAINSLIQGANFEKSDDGYGLYTYTAVVENTSGISFSNVSLTLALYDADDIKAEETYADTSSWAPGEKVKFEAMSDVDAARVVASVSSYDVNK
- a CDS encoding DUF4230 domain-containing protein; its protein translation is MDEMEEGMGALKAKLGRILTKPKVFIAGLALGGLIVAVLFISIFNNGKAAGAKEATPNTLSPSVVFERIASQNEMVSASQNYTIVDKVTDTKRFFDWFDIPFTENSFWYRYVGTIKAGVNLETAEIHTSKKKLTITMDEPYVISNTPDMKKSGALEERNNILNPIEVKDVTAFEAQCKERSESEAIKDGDLLEEARVNAEANIRAMFNSAFGDEYTVDFDYRK
- a CDS encoding tRNA (cytidine(34)-2'-O)-methyltransferase — protein: MFNIVLYAPEIPANTGNIGRTCVVTGAHLHLVEPLGFSLDDKTVRRAGLGYWQNLDVTTYAGWEDFLARNGLSPADERLHLLTKKARRTYAQSTYRDGDYLVFGSESSGIPEELLAAAPERCERIPMLRDCDSLDNAEAWEAHEESLGHTEDDHEAILRQDICGNFVNPDDYRISALNLSNSAAIVLYEALRQTNFAGM
- a CDS encoding GTP-binding protein; the protein is MPNKPVKIIMLTGYLGAGKTTLLNHILANDGGIRAAVIVNDIGEINVDASLIADGGLSETDDLIPLTNGCICCTLSDDLANQLQGIADSGNFDYIIIEASGICEPIPIAYTISSFCDEAKVGGEPKLALDNIVAVVDCARMYDEFNGGRDLLAEDIDEDDIESLLIQQIEFCSTLILNKTDTVSSEQIAELKAIVRSLQKDAVIVEAQNGEVPMEELLDTDRFDFMRAYNSAAWIDAMEHPEEHDDPEVLEYDIETFVYSRRKPFDLKKFTDFVEQEWPDEVIRVKGPLWQTGDPDMCYMFEQAGHQMRLMENGLFVDSAPEGEKQKIIDENPEIMQIWDDETGDRMTSLCIIGRHMDKDALIASLDACLTDWHRA
- a CDS encoding arsenate reductase family protein, translated to MNVQIFGTKKSFDTKKAQRFFKERRIKVQFIDLKEKEMSKGELTSVMQAVGGIDKLLNPKAKDEETLALIQHLTPSQRFDKLLENQQVLAEPIVRNGKKATVGYCPDVWGAWE